One window of Helicobacter pylori genomic DNA carries:
- a CDS encoding DUF262 domain-containing protein, which produces MELLDLDGVMEKGVFEIPSYQRGYAWQMRQLKDFWNDLEHVSKLGDKFHYMHSLTLRGLENELEDSAFEIIDGQQRLATSLILLSLLAKITKHKDPKYSSMNLEPVLSYKYYGLNEAFRAIMEEEKDLERFQTSFYAKNLIDAYAFFKEKISDTPMETLEKMFDALTKKMLFSVVELNDNRIDPFSSFETINNRGKDLSTLELFKNRLHFVAHKICDEEDLENLQNEINDTYTRIYRDLRSFEDDHLEGFLKHFVAYYYGEKGDFKKRLLEMEFNAHKRYTDNTNFNEEYEKIDDLLFYLSYSSKVWYFLHTLDEKSITLIVDDNKKLEIEITPKMRGFLEKMRRLNALSDNAFLPLLLSLLTIQHAGKSANEQPYTTQELESLLEHLERFGFLIYGVAGKNTAKNEWIELAFKAIQAYRFWGDKITIENLPTLEKNFFNRQGNSALELLEESIHSKKNAEKWYKWGKALNYLLYEYELHHNPETTLNFDSSLESIEHILPQNPDQGYSAKEKNWAKNPNIVHALGNLLLISKNANSSLSNKPFDEKRKQYLKGSYSEKEVAKNASFGVAQIKERSEKLLDFLIAHYRIAELVNESAIKAFKNALLKDIK; this is translated from the coding sequence ATGGAATTGTTGGATTTAGACGGAGTGATGGAAAAAGGCGTGTTTGAAATCCCCAGCTATCAAAGGGGGTATGCATGGCAGATGAGGCAATTGAAGGATTTTTGGAACGATTTAGAGCATGTCTCTAAGCTGGGAGATAAATTCCATTACATGCATAGCTTAACCTTAAGAGGGCTTGAAAATGAGCTTGAAGATAGCGCTTTTGAAATCATAGACGGCCAGCAACGATTGGCTACAAGTTTGATTTTATTAAGCCTTTTAGCCAAGATTACTAAACATAAAGACCCAAAGTATTCTTCAATGAACCTTGAACCCGTTCTATCCTATAAGTATTATGGTTTAAACGAAGCTTTTAGGGCGATCATGGAAGAAGAAAAAGATTTAGAAAGGTTTCAAACTTCTTTTTACGCTAAAAATTTGATTGACGCTTACGCATTTTTTAAAGAAAAAATCAGCGATACGCCTATGGAAACGCTTGAAAAAATGTTTGATGCTCTCACTAAAAAAATGCTTTTTAGCGTGGTGGAATTGAATGACAACCGAATCGATCCCTTCAGCTCTTTTGAAACGATCAACAATCGTGGCAAGGATCTATCCACTCTGGAATTGTTTAAAAACCGCTTGCATTTTGTGGCACACAAGATTTGCGATGAAGAAGATTTAGAAAATCTTCAAAACGAAATCAATGACACCTACACCAGGATTTATCGCGATTTAAGATCCTTTGAAGACGATCATTTAGAGGGTTTTTTAAAGCATTTCGTGGCGTATTATTATGGCGAGAAAGGGGATTTTAAAAAGAGGCTGTTGGAGATGGAGTTTAACGCTCATAAGAGATATACCGATAACACCAACTTTAATGAAGAATATGAAAAAATAGATGATTTGTTATTTTATCTTTCTTATTCTTCTAAGGTTTGGTATTTCTTGCACACGCTTGATGAAAAATCTATCACCCTTATTGTTGATGACAATAAAAAACTTGAGATTGAAATCACGCCTAAAATGCGCGGCTTTCTAGAAAAGATGCGCCGCCTAAACGCCTTGAGCGATAACGCTTTTTTACCCTTATTGCTCTCTCTTTTAACCATACAGCACGCTGGAAAAAGCGCTAATGAACAACCTTACACCACCCAAGAATTAGAGAGCTTATTAGAACATTTAGAGCGTTTCGGGTTTTTAATCTATGGGGTTGCTGGCAAGAATACGGCTAAAAACGAATGGATTGAATTAGCCTTCAAAGCGATTCAAGCGTATAGATTTTGGGGAGATAAAATAACCATTGAAAATCTTCCAACGCTAGAAAAGAATTTTTTCAACAGACAAGGAAATAGCGCTTTAGAATTGCTTGAAGAGAGTATCCATTCTAAAAAGAATGCTGAAAAATGGTATAAATGGGGCAAGGCGCTGAATTACTTGCTGTATGAATACGAGTTGCACCATAACCCTGAAACAACTCTGAATTTTGATAGCAGTTTAGAAAGCATTGAGCATATCTTGCCCCAAAATCCCGATCAAGGCTATAGCGCTAAAGAAAAAAATTGGGCTAAAAACCCTAACATCGTGCATGCTTTAGGGAACTTGCTCTTAATTTCTAAAAACGCTAACAGCTCTTTAAGCAACAAGCCTTTTGATGAAAAAAGAAAGCAATACTTAAAAGGCTCTTATAGCGAAAAAGAAGTGGCCAAAAACGCTTCTTTTGGGGTTGCGCAAATCAAAGAAAGGAGCGAAAAATTATTAGACTTTTTAATCGCACATTATCGTATCGCTGAATTAGTGAATGAAAGCGCTATTAAAGCTTTTAAAAACGCTCTTTTAAAGGACATTAAATGA
- the queF gene encoding preQ(1) synthase yields the protein MTPKSNLKSLGAKTPYIFEYNSDLLEAFPNPNPNLDPLITLECKEFTSLCPITSQPDFGVIFIRYIPKDKMVESKSLKLYLFSYRNHGSFHESCINTILLDLVQLLEPKYLEVYGDFASRGGIAIKPFVNYAIKEYQEFKEKRLLNAK from the coding sequence ATGACCCCTAAATCAAACCTCAAATCCTTAGGCGCTAAAACGCCCTATATTTTTGAATACAACAGCGATTTATTAGAGGCTTTCCCTAACCCAAACCCCAATTTAGACCCCCTAATCACTCTAGAATGCAAGGAATTTACAAGCCTTTGTCCGATCACTTCTCAGCCGGATTTTGGCGTGATTTTTATCCGCTACATCCCTAAAGATAAAATGGTAGAAAGCAAGTCTTTAAAACTCTATTTATTCAGTTACAGAAACCATGGGAGTTTCCATGAGAGCTGCATCAATACGATTTTATTAGATTTAGTCCAATTGCTAGAGCCAAAGTATTTGGAAGTGTATGGGGATTTTGCCTCTAGGGGCGGGATTGCGATCAAGCCCTTTGTGAATTACGCGATCAAAGAATACCAGGAATTTAAAGAAAAACGCCTTTTGAATGCGAAATAA
- the rsfS gene encoding ribosome silencing factor — protein MNQRIEMITALLDEKKAFDITHIDLSKTPYLVEDVIIATTLANKHALSLLDVLKNTLKPLGEVFYQIDESNEEWIILDLGDLMIHLFTEECRKKFDLEGFLNAYKRGLPYQNA, from the coding sequence ATGAACCAACGCATAGAAATGATTACGGCTTTATTAGATGAAAAAAAGGCTTTTGATATTACGCACATTGATTTGTCTAAAACCCCTTATTTGGTAGAAGATGTCATTATCGCCACCACGCTAGCGAATAAGCATGCCCTTTCTTTATTAGACGTGCTTAAAAACACCCTTAAGCCTTTAGGCGAAGTCTTTTACCAGATAGATGAGTCTAATGAAGAGTGGATCATTTTGGATTTAGGGGATTTGATGATCCATCTTTTCACAGAAGAATGCCGTAAAAAATTTGACTTGGAAGGGTTTTTGAACGCCTATAAAAGAGGGCTTCCTTATCAAAACGCCTAA
- the miaA gene encoding tRNA (adenosine(37)-N6)-dimethylallyltransferase MiaA codes for MALLGPSGSGKSALSIELAQELDAEIFSLDSLSIYKEINIASAKPSLKERKNIKHYALDCLNIDEKNNAPLFKTLLEDAMRVSQKEILLIVGGSSFYLKSILEGLSRMPKLSNEEAVKIEREIATLSNPYIFLKSIDPNMAFKIHPNDTYRIHKALEIFYATHTPPSEYFKANPKKPFEHAISLFALSIEKTVLHNNIKQRTKSMLHSGLIEEIKALYIKYPKDSQPFKAIGVKESILFLEKRLTLKELDEAIISNTMKLAKRQNTFNKTQFNNLYAGSVEEVRHAILKHSKSGIKG; via the coding sequence ATCGCGCTTTTAGGGCCTAGTGGGAGCGGCAAAAGCGCTCTTTCTATTGAATTAGCCCAAGAATTGGACGCTGAAATCTTTTCTTTGGATTCTTTGAGTATTTATAAAGAGATTAATATCGCTTCGGCTAAACCGAGCCTAAAAGAGCGAAAAAATATCAAGCATTACGCCCTAGACTGCCTTAACATTGATGAAAAAAATAACGCTCCTCTTTTTAAAACCCTTTTAGAGGACGCCATGAGGGTATCCCAAAAAGAGATTTTACTCATTGTGGGAGGGAGCAGTTTTTACCTCAAATCCATTTTAGAAGGTTTGAGCCGCATGCCAAAACTGAGCAATGAAGAGGCTGTAAAAATAGAGCGAGAAATTGCCACTCTTTCTAACCCTTATATATTTTTAAAATCCATTGACCCTAACATGGCTTTTAAAATCCATCCAAACGACACTTACCGCATCCATAAGGCTTTAGAAATCTTTTATGCCACCCACACGCCCCCAAGCGAGTATTTTAAGGCTAACCCTAAAAAACCCTTTGAGCATGCTATCTCCTTATTCGCTCTGTCTATTGAAAAAACCGTGCTTCATAACAACATCAAACAGCGTACCAAAAGCATGCTCCATTCAGGGCTTATTGAAGAAATCAAAGCCCTTTATATTAAATACCCTAAAGATTCGCAGCCTTTTAAAGCCATAGGCGTTAAAGAAAGCATTCTTTTTTTAGAAAAACGACTCACTTTAAAGGAGCTAGACGAAGCGATTATTTCTAACACCATGAAATTAGCCAAGCGCCAAAACACTTTCAATAAAACCCAATTCAATAACCTTTATGCGGGGAGCGTTGAAGAAGTTAGGCATGCGATTTTAAAACACTCAAAAAGCGGCATTAAAGGATAA
- a CDS encoding glycosyltransferase family 8 protein: MDTQNLPDQIVPIFMSFDKNYALGAGVCLYSLLSHASRHTSAIDFSPLNQSNKLLGANIVYKIHCLIKGVTLEQQNKLLKTIEPFKKFASLEFIDTNSLDHSIESYLNESCSKRYGGLLVLCRLLLASLFPNYSKIISIDVDTVFLGDVASAYFALDNDPTKLLGMVRDTFSHLSFEAFCDFIERACKNFKIDFSHFSTNELKRIHQGFNMGFLVANLDLWRENGFEKIALEFLKTRGKDLFYPEQCLINMVFWKRVLELPIYYNCYSDSFKEHYPKNIIMLHFIRHKPWRSVSSLNERLICYEAEAGFWLANLFRTPFKNDFFKERLEMAKDQQMQSFKTHIRSKTIRDYFYFRIKNILKKVFKPS, from the coding sequence ATGGATACGCAAAACTTACCCGATCAAATTGTCCCTATTTTTATGAGTTTTGATAAGAATTACGCGCTAGGGGCAGGAGTTTGCCTTTATTCGTTACTCTCCCATGCGAGCAGGCACACAAGCGCAATAGACTTTAGCCCCTTAAATCAAAGCAACAAACTTTTAGGCGCTAACATCGTGTATAAAATCCATTGTTTGATTAAAGGGGTAACTTTAGAGCAGCAAAACAAGCTTTTAAAAACCATTGAGCCTTTTAAAAAATTCGCTTCATTAGAGTTTATAGACACCAATTCGCTGGATCATTCCATAGAAAGCTATCTCAATGAGTCTTGCTCCAAGCGTTATGGCGGACTTCTTGTTTTGTGCCGGCTTTTGCTCGCTTCGCTCTTCCCTAATTATTCTAAAATCATTTCCATAGATGTGGATACGGTGTTTTTAGGCGATGTTGCAAGCGCTTATTTTGCGCTGGATAACGACCCCACTAAATTGCTTGGCATGGTGAGAGACACTTTTTCCCACCTTTCTTTTGAAGCCTTTTGTGATTTTATTGAACGGGCTTGTAAGAATTTTAAAATTGATTTTTCGCATTTTAGCACTAACGAATTAAAACGCATCCATCAGGGCTTTAACATGGGATTTTTGGTGGCGAATTTAGATTTGTGGCGCGAAAATGGGTTTGAAAAGATCGCTTTAGAGTTTTTGAAAACTAGGGGGAAAGATCTTTTCTACCCTGAGCAGTGTTTAATCAATATGGTGTTTTGGAAGCGCGTTTTAGAATTGCCTATTTATTATAATTGCTATTCTGATTCTTTCAAAGAGCACTACCCTAAAAACATCATCATGCTCCATTTCATCAGACACAAGCCCTGGCGTTCTGTCAGTTCTTTGAATGAGCGTTTGATTTGCTATGAAGCTGAAGCGGGTTTTTGGCTCGCCAACCTTTTTCGCACCCCTTTTAAAAACGATTTTTTTAAAGAACGCCTTGAAATGGCTAAAGACCAACAAATGCAATCTTTTAAAACCCACATTCGATCAAAAACGATTAGGGATTATTTTTATTTTAGGATAAAAAATATTTTGAAAAAAGTTTTCAAACCCTCTTAA
- a CDS encoding phosphoethanolamine transferase encodes MFSDTISKEGSTSDVFESLLNYSDAETTKPWYHYHNMIDIFKRSHYETFWLEKQFVDQWSLIQDLVSSRSKNRYLLQRDRNRYFLPKEWTSYDEDILTFYSKNIPSQLKSKNFIVFHLRGSHKTYSERFPQSFAKFKPSDLSFSNLHASSDRDKQIVADYVNSLYYNDFVLNGIFNLFKDKDAIVFYLSDHAQDIFESGPTYGHSCSKAGLEIPFMIYVSDIFKEKHPEKVKLIKNALNKPFMSDDLIHSLLPLVGIHTKDEIESKNLFSPKFDAQRKRITCRWGFGS; translated from the coding sequence GTGTTTTCTGACACGATAAGCAAAGAAGGTAGCACTTCTGATGTTTTTGAAAGCCTCCTCAATTATAGCGATGCTGAAACGACTAAACCTTGGTATCATTACCACAACATGATAGACATTTTCAAGCGATCCCATTATGAAACTTTTTGGTTAGAAAAACAATTCGTTGATCAATGGTCATTAATACAAGATCTAGTTTCTAGTCGTTCTAAAAACCGCTATCTCCTTCAACGCGATAGAAACCGCTACTTCCTTCCCAAAGAATGGACAAGCTATGATGAAGATATTTTAACTTTTTATTCTAAAAATATCCCATCCCAATTAAAAAGCAAGAATTTTATCGTGTTCCATTTGCGTGGCTCACACAAGACTTACAGCGAACGCTTCCCCCAAAGCTTTGCCAAATTCAAACCAAGCGATTTGTCTTTTTCTAATTTGCACGCAAGCAGCGATAGAGACAAACAAATCGTTGCCGATTATGTCAATTCGCTTTATTATAACGACTTTGTTTTGAATGGAATTTTTAACCTCTTTAAAGATAAAGACGCTATTGTGTTTTATTTGAGCGATCATGCTCAAGATATTTTTGAAAGCGGCCCTACTTATGGGCATAGCTGTTCTAAAGCGGGCTTAGAAATCCCTTTTATGATTTATGTGAGCGATATTTTTAAAGAAAAACACCCCGAGAAAGTGAAATTGATTAAAAACGCTTTAAACAAACCTTTCATGAGTGATGATTTAATCCATTCTCTTTTGCCTTTGGTGGGCATTCACACTAAAGATGAAATAGAGAGTAAAAACCTTTTTAGCCCTAAATTTGACGCCCAAAGAAAAAGGATTACTTGTCGTTGGGGGTTTGGATCATGA
- a CDS encoding UDP-N-acetylmuramate dehydrogenase codes for MLETTIDFSRYSSVKIGTPLKVSVLENDDEISQEHQIIGLANNLLIAPSAKNLALLGKNYDYICDKGECVEIGGAANSSKIFNYFRVHDLGGLEFLGQLPGTLGALVKMNAGMKEFEIKNVLESACINNEWLGSGALGLDYRSSKFNGVVLRARFKKTHGFRQEVLKACKSMRKSHPKLPNFGSCFKNPPNDHAGRLLEGVGLRGYRLKRVGFAKEHANFLVNLGGAEFEEALDLIELAKTRVLQEYGIHLEEEVKILR; via the coding sequence ATGCTAGAAACAACCATTGATTTTTCCCGTTACAGCAGCGTGAAAATCGGCACGCCTTTAAAAGTGAGCGTTTTAGAAAACGATGATGAAATCTCTCAAGAACACCAGATTATCGGTTTAGCGAACAACCTTTTAATCGCTCCTAGCGCGAAAAATCTCGCCCTTTTAGGCAAAAACTACGATTACATTTGCGATAAGGGCGAATGCGTTGAAATAGGGGGAGCGGCCAACTCGTCTAAAATTTTTAATTATTTTAGGGTGCATGATTTAGGGGGTTTGGAGTTTTTAGGGCAATTGCCTGGCACTTTGGGGGCGTTAGTTAAAATGAATGCGGGCATGAAAGAATTTGAAATAAAAAATGTTTTAGAAAGCGCTTGCATTAATAATGAATGGCTAGGGAGTGGAGCGCTAGGCTTGGATTATCGCAGCAGCAAATTCAATGGCGTTGTTTTAAGAGCGAGGTTTAAAAAAACGCATGGCTTTAGACAAGAAGTTTTAAAAGCGTGTAAAAGCATGCGCAAAAGCCACCCCAAATTGCCTAATTTTGGGAGCTGTTTCAAAAACCCGCCTAACGATCATGCGGGCAGGCTTTTAGAGGGCGTGGGCTTAAGGGGCTATCGCTTAAAAAGAGTGGGCTTTGCTAAAGAGCATGCGAATTTTTTGGTGAATTTGGGGGGCGCAGAATTTGAAGAAGCCCTGGATTTGATAGAACTCGCCAAAACCAGAGTGTTACAAGAATACGGCATTCATTTAGAAGAAGAAGTGAAAATTTTAAGGTAG
- the fliQ gene encoding flagellar biosynthesis protein FliQ yields the protein MESQLMKLAIETYKITLMISLPVLLAGLVVGLLVSIFQATTQINEMTLSFVPKILAVIGVLILTMPWMTNMLLDYTKTLIKLIPKIIG from the coding sequence ATGGAATCACAACTCATGAAACTCGCCATTGAGACTTATAAAATCACTTTGATGATTTCTTTACCGGTATTACTAGCGGGCTTGGTGGTGGGGCTATTAGTCAGTATTTTTCAAGCGACCACTCAAATCAATGAAATGACCTTGTCTTTTGTGCCTAAGATTTTAGCCGTGATTGGGGTGTTGATTTTAACCATGCCGTGGATGACTAACATGCTTTTAGATTACACCAAAACCTTAATCAAGCTCATTCCTAAAATCATAGGCTAG
- the fliI gene encoding flagellar protein export ATPase FliI — translation MPLKSLKNRLNQHFDLSPRYGSVKKIMPNIVYADGFNPSVGDVVKIEKSDGSECVGMVVVAEKEQFGFTPFNFIEGARAGDKVLFLKEGLNFPVGRNLLGRVLNPLGQVIDNKGALDYERLAPVITTPIAPLKRGLIDEVFSVGVKSIDGLLTCGKGQKLGIFAGSGVGKSTLMGMITRGCLAPIKVIALIGERGREIPEFIEKNLKGDLSSCVLVVATSDDSPLMRKYGAFCAMSVAEYFKNQGLDVLFIMDSVTRFAMAQREIGLALGEPPTSKGYPPSALSLLPQLMERAGKEENKGSITAFFSVLVEGDDLSDPIADQARSILDGHIVLSRELTDYGIYPPINILNSASRVAKDIISESQNLCARKFRRLYALLKENEMLIRIGSYQMGNDKELDEAIKKKALMEQFLVQDENALQPFEQSFQQLEEILR, via the coding sequence ATGCCCCTAAAATCCTTAAAAAACCGCTTGAATCAGCATTTTGATCTATCGCCTCGCTACGGGAGCGTGAAAAAAATCATGCCTAATATCGTTTATGCGGATGGTTTTAACCCGTCTGTGGGCGATGTGGTGAAGATTGAAAAAAGCGATGGCAGCGAATGCGTGGGGATGGTGGTGGTGGCAGAAAAAGAGCAGTTTGGTTTCACGCCCTTTAACTTTATAGAGGGGGCTAGGGCTGGCGATAAGGTGCTGTTTTTAAAAGAGGGGTTGAATTTCCCTGTGGGCCGTAATCTTTTAGGAAGGGTGCTTAACCCTTTAGGGCAAGTCATTGACAATAAGGGAGCGCTAGATTATGAGCGGTTAGCGCCTGTCATTACAACGCCTATAGCCCCTTTAAAAAGAGGCTTGATTGATGAGGTTTTTAGCGTGGGGGTGAAGAGCATTGATGGGCTTTTGACTTGCGGTAAGGGGCAAAAACTGGGTATTTTTGCCGGCTCTGGGGTGGGTAAATCCACGCTAATGGGCATGATCACTAGGGGTTGCTTAGCGCCGATTAAAGTGATCGCTTTGATTGGGGAAAGGGGCAGAGAAATCCCTGAATTTATAGAGAAAAACTTAAAAGGGGATTTAAGCTCTTGCGTGTTGGTGGTCGCTACGAGCGATGATAGCCCTTTGATGCGCAAATACGGGGCCTTTTGCGCGATGAGCGTGGCGGAGTATTTTAAAAACCAAGGGCTAGACGTGTTGTTTATCATGGATTCAGTGACTCGTTTCGCTATGGCTCAAAGAGAAATCGGTTTAGCCTTAGGCGAACCGCCCACTTCCAAAGGCTACCCCCCATCCGCGCTTTCCTTATTGCCTCAATTAATGGAGAGGGCGGGCAAGGAAGAAAATAAGGGGAGCATTACGGCTTTTTTTAGCGTGCTAGTAGAGGGCGATGATTTGAGCGATCCCATAGCCGATCAAGCCAGGAGTATTTTAGATGGGCATATTGTCTTAAGCAGGGAATTAACCGATTATGGGATCTACCCACCTATCAATATTTTAAACTCCGCATCAAGGGTGGCTAAAGACATTATCAGCGAGTCTCAAAACCTTTGCGCGAGAAAATTCCGCCGTTTGTATGCGTTATTGAAAGAAAATGAAATGCTCATTCGCATCGGATCTTATCAAATGGGGAACGATAAAGAGCTTGATGAAGCGATTAAGAAAAAGGCTTTAATGGAGCAGTTTTTAGTGCAAGATGAAAATGCTTTGCAGCCTTTTGAACAAAGCTTTCAGCAATTAGAAGAAATCTTAAGATAA
- a CDS encoding CpaF/VirB11 family protein, with translation METLQTHRVLQALIGHFTPFLESGITELIINTEQELWLYKVNNTREKRRHALFDKAFLLRFCEQLASFRGLFFDEEHPTLNCSIPFTRYRVSANHFSITTNNQITLNIRVPRLKPLSLEDFTFKASDPESLKNLALKGHNILISGETSSGKTSLLNALLDCVNKDERVVSVEDSQELDLKAFNNCVGLLVGKQENTRFNYEDALNMAMRLNPDRLIVGEIDTRNAALFLRLGNTGHKGMLSTIHANSTQNTLEALSLNLSMRYTHSLDKDLMRAYFKSAIDVIVHVNRINNERQIAEVLWTKEL, from the coding sequence TTGGAAACTTTACAAACCCATAGAGTTTTACAAGCCCTAATCGGCCATTTTACCCCTTTTTTAGAAAGCGGGATCACCGAGCTAATCATCAATACCGAGCAGGAGCTTTGGCTTTATAAAGTCAATAACACACGAGAAAAAAGAAGGCATGCGCTTTTTGATAAGGCGTTTTTGCTGAGGTTTTGCGAGCAATTGGCCAGTTTTAGGGGGTTGTTTTTTGATGAAGAGCACCCCACTTTAAATTGCTCTATCCCTTTCACGCGCTATAGGGTGAGCGCGAATCACTTCAGCATCACTACAAACAATCAAATCACGCTCAATATCCGTGTGCCTAGGCTTAAGCCCTTAAGTTTAGAGGATTTCACTTTCAAAGCAAGCGATCCAGAAAGTTTGAAAAATTTAGCCCTAAAAGGGCATAACATTCTTATTAGCGGGGAGACTTCAAGCGGTAAAACAAGCTTATTGAACGCTCTTTTAGATTGCGTCAATAAAGATGAAAGGGTGGTGAGCGTTGAAGACAGCCAAGAATTGGATTTAAAAGCGTTTAATAATTGCGTGGGGCTTTTAGTGGGCAAGCAAGAGAACACGCGCTTTAATTATGAAGACGCCCTCAATATGGCCATGCGCTTAAACCCAGACAGGCTCATTGTGGGCGAGATTGATACCAGGAATGCGGCGCTTTTTTTGCGTTTAGGAAACACCGGGCATAAGGGCATGCTCTCAACCATTCACGCTAATAGCACTCAAAACACTTTAGAAGCCCTTTCACTGAATTTGAGCATGCGTTATACGCATTCTTTGGATAAAGATTTGATGCGAGCGTATTTTAAGAGCGCGATTGATGTGATCGTGCATGTGAATAGGATCAATAATGAGCGCCAAATCGCTGAAGTCTTATGGACTAAAGAGCTTTAA